Proteins from a genomic interval of Lacticaseibacillus pabuli:
- a CDS encoding PadR family transcriptional regulator → MAQRNVLQYIILGLLDQRPLTGYELTKAFDSDIGEFWSAQHSQIYPQLRKLEEAALIKHEDEISGEKLTRKRYDVMPAGQVMLNDWLASDATEAAPGKDEFPLKLYFIRTAQDRRLGPMLGTQQRLHEQKLIHLRHQMATKFPEGVGKSDFGHYLVLDYAVRRETAYCAWLTDAIARVEA, encoded by the coding sequence ATGGCACAGCGCAATGTTTTGCAGTACATCATCCTGGGGTTGCTGGATCAACGTCCGCTCACTGGTTATGAACTGACCAAGGCCTTTGATTCGGATATCGGTGAATTTTGGTCGGCTCAGCACAGTCAGATTTACCCCCAGCTCCGCAAATTAGAGGAAGCAGCACTGATCAAGCATGAAGATGAAATCAGTGGGGAAAAACTGACCCGCAAACGGTATGACGTGATGCCTGCTGGTCAGGTCATGCTCAACGATTGGCTCGCGTCAGATGCCACCGAGGCCGCACCTGGCAAGGATGAATTTCCGTTGAAACTGTACTTTATCCGAACCGCACAGGATAGGCGACTAGGTCCAATGCTGGGGACGCAACAACGTTTGCACGAGCAAAAGTTGATCCATTTGCGACATCAAATGGCGACCAAGTTTCCTGAAGGCGTTGGGAAGTCTGATTTTGGCCATTATCTGGTGTTGGATTATGCCGTACGCCGGGAGACGGCTTATTGTGCTTGGTTAACGGACGCCATCGCCAGAGTTGAAGCATAA
- a CDS encoding S41 family peptidase, with the protein MKKVSGWFVAAGAVVALLVGGALGYFAPHPQSQAQVPAEFQKVLDTYNAIDSSYYKKVSEKKLAQGAISGMVDSLDDPYSVYLQNNDASSLNTQISGSFGGIGATMRQSSDGVYVDTTNAGSAAQKAGIKAGDKIVSVDGKSMAKKDINAVVSQVRGKIGTKVQVGISRGGKQQTFTMTRAKVTVPSMSGTIDKAHKQIGIITFTTFTDSSAKEMKQVVKKLRKQGAKKFVLDLRGNPGGVLDQAMKIDSMFLKNGKTIVQVKQRGQNAEVYKAGKKYDDGFKIKEPTVVLIDGNSASASEITAAALNQSAGIPLIGTKSFGKGTVQTIAGMNNKSELKLTIAKWLTPNGTWINHKGIQPTIKADYPKYAYLQAIGADSLNAGATGKDVKTLQSMLTAVGQKTAVSGTYDDATTAAVKAFQSAHQLSATGKADANTIVAIEAALTAKIAQNDNAMKAAVKKLQ; encoded by the coding sequence TTGAAAAAAGTATCAGGATGGTTTGTGGCAGCTGGTGCCGTCGTTGCATTGCTCGTTGGTGGTGCACTCGGTTACTTTGCCCCACATCCGCAGAGTCAGGCTCAAGTACCCGCTGAGTTTCAGAAGGTGCTGGACACGTATAACGCGATTGACAGCAGTTATTACAAGAAAGTCAGTGAAAAGAAGCTGGCGCAAGGCGCAATTTCGGGAATGGTTGATTCGCTCGACGACCCATATTCCGTCTACTTGCAGAACAATGATGCCAGCAGCTTAAACACGCAAATCTCCGGCTCATTCGGCGGGATTGGCGCCACCATGCGGCAGTCGTCTGACGGTGTGTACGTCGACACGACGAACGCGGGGAGTGCTGCCCAGAAGGCCGGGATTAAGGCCGGTGACAAGATTGTTTCCGTTGACGGCAAGTCGATGGCTAAGAAGGACATTAACGCTGTTGTGAGTCAGGTCCGCGGCAAGATTGGGACCAAGGTCCAAGTCGGTATTTCGCGTGGCGGCAAGCAACAGACCTTTACCATGACGCGTGCCAAGGTGACGGTGCCTAGCATGTCCGGGACGATCGATAAAGCGCACAAGCAGATTGGGATAATCACCTTCACGACCTTTACGGATTCATCCGCGAAGGAAATGAAGCAGGTGGTTAAGAAGCTACGCAAACAAGGTGCCAAGAAATTTGTCCTCGACCTGCGCGGTAATCCTGGTGGTGTCCTGGATCAGGCGATGAAGATTGACTCGATGTTCCTGAAGAACGGCAAGACGATTGTGCAAGTGAAGCAGCGCGGTCAGAATGCCGAGGTCTACAAGGCTGGCAAGAAGTATGACGACGGCTTCAAGATCAAGGAACCAACTGTTGTGCTGATTGACGGTAACTCCGCTTCCGCGAGTGAAATTACTGCCGCTGCCTTGAACCAGTCTGCCGGCATTCCGCTGATTGGGACGAAGAGTTTCGGTAAGGGGACTGTCCAGACCATTGCGGGGATGAACAACAAGAGTGAGCTTAAGTTAACCATTGCCAAGTGGCTCACACCAAACGGCACGTGGATCAACCACAAGGGTATCCAACCGACAATTAAGGCGGATTACCCGAAGTACGCTTACTTGCAGGCCATCGGTGCGGACAGCTTGAACGCTGGTGCGACAGGTAAGGACGTCAAGACCTTGCAGAGCATGCTGACGGCGGTTGGTCAGAAGACAGCGGTGAGTGGTACTTACGATGATGCCACGACCGCAGCGGTTAAGGCGTTCCAGAGCGCCCACCAGTTGTCTGCGACCGGTAAAGCGGATGCCAATACCATCGTGGCAATTGAAGCTGCATTAACGGCTAAGATTGCGCAGAATGACAATGCGATGAAGGCTGCGGTTAAGAAACTGCAGTAA
- a CDS encoding YozE family protein, with product MTEPFYRFLMTLRDPKDHSEVANFAQNAFFDHSFPKQAEDYHELSDYLELNGSYLPNMDVFDKAYELYKEKDGSPRN from the coding sequence ATGACAGAACCGTTTTACCGTTTCTTGATGACGCTCCGCGACCCTAAAGATCACAGCGAAGTGGCGAACTTCGCGCAGAACGCCTTTTTTGACCATAGTTTTCCCAAACAGGCGGAGGATTACCATGAACTCTCTGATTATCTGGAACTAAACGGCAGTTACTTGCCAAATATGGACGTCTTCGATAAGGCGTACGAACTCTATAAAGAGAAAGATGGGAGTCCCCGGAATTGA
- a CDS encoding magnesium transporter CorA family protein has product MAQQPWTWHHINTDNLDSINQAQEEYGLTAEQLSYAKDRFERAHVEYDVLTKTFLMVFNIPDADGDAAQEEQHQMAFIIKDGLLLSFGHADADPLSKLLITRFPTVEDYSPYQFLLEMLYIVTEQFMPLIEKAEAARHGIAKALRKKTTRAGLLDLSDLETNALYLDNASKQNASVLQQLKGLSIYHGFSEVEQERLEDVLIEANQLVEMTQLGSQNLNQLEGTYNNVLNNNLNDTMKFLTVWSLVLTVPTIISGFFGQNVRVPFEHTADGWMTTIVIAVVLSIIMAIFMNRYVKK; this is encoded by the coding sequence ATGGCGCAACAACCTTGGACCTGGCACCACATTAATACAGATAACCTGGACAGTATCAATCAGGCGCAAGAAGAATATGGTTTGACGGCCGAACAGCTCAGCTACGCCAAGGACCGCTTTGAACGGGCCCACGTGGAATATGACGTGCTCACCAAGACTTTCCTCATGGTGTTCAACATCCCCGATGCAGACGGCGACGCCGCGCAAGAAGAGCAACACCAGATGGCATTTATCATCAAGGACGGTTTACTGCTGAGCTTCGGGCACGCCGATGCGGACCCCCTCAGCAAACTCCTGATTACCAGGTTCCCGACCGTTGAAGACTACTCGCCATACCAATTCCTGCTGGAAATGCTGTACATTGTCACCGAACAATTCATGCCACTAATTGAAAAGGCCGAGGCAGCGCGTCACGGAATTGCCAAAGCCCTCCGCAAAAAGACCACGCGTGCCGGCCTACTCGATCTCTCTGACCTGGAAACGAACGCGCTATACCTTGACAATGCCAGCAAGCAAAACGCCAGCGTGCTACAGCAACTCAAGGGTCTGTCCATCTACCACGGTTTCTCAGAGGTTGAGCAAGAGCGCCTCGAAGACGTGCTGATTGAGGCCAACCAACTCGTTGAAATGACGCAACTTGGTAGCCAGAACTTGAACCAACTCGAAGGCACCTACAACAACGTGCTGAACAACAACCTGAACGACACGATGAAATTCCTGACAGTCTGGTCGCTGGTTCTGACCGTACCGACCATTATCTCCGGCTTCTTTGGTCAAAACGTGCGGGTACCATTCGAGCATACCGCTGACGGCTGGATGACGACGATTGTCATCGCGGTCGTGTTATCGATTATCATGGCGATCTTTATGAATCGATACGTGAAGAAATAG
- a CDS encoding DNA glycosylase AlkZ-like family protein yields the protein MSPEELFALRLNHLGMLTEREGVISQLTRTVGVQSQAQRHAEIGLILRNPDLTRADLAQAYASGNLVRGWAQRWTHQLMTKADWNLVVAARKAERLPAAYFQGQSKLIHDVAKQLERALQVQPRFSKEAADTVMDAAASELLSNRARYAILQLVVAHGRAYFDPVSTMSNYVLLANQDKRLPTEEAIRQLAPRFLAGFGPAREADFCKWLGVSPRRVDPIWQSMSRDWHPVTVGDDILFELMASSRTERESLVAKTKSAVILTAGFDASETGYVKKDWLTDPEHQAILWSKNGLLQPVIIADGQVVGTWRYQLTTKQCNFTIRYWHPIAKTTRTIIESRLTPVAAFLEREVGSFEYQKI from the coding sequence ATGTCGCCAGAGGAATTGTTCGCTTTACGTTTGAACCATTTAGGGATGCTGACTGAGCGTGAGGGCGTCATTTCGCAATTGACGCGAACAGTTGGGGTCCAGTCGCAGGCACAGCGCCACGCGGAGATTGGGCTTATCCTGCGCAACCCTGACTTAACGCGGGCAGATTTGGCGCAGGCCTATGCGAGCGGGAACTTGGTGCGTGGCTGGGCACAGCGGTGGACACACCAGTTGATGACCAAGGCCGATTGGAACTTGGTCGTTGCGGCACGCAAGGCCGAACGACTTCCGGCTGCCTACTTTCAAGGGCAAAGCAAATTGATTCATGACGTGGCCAAGCAACTAGAACGTGCGTTGCAAGTTCAGCCCCGCTTTTCCAAAGAGGCGGCGGACACGGTAATGGATGCAGCAGCGTCCGAATTGCTGAGTAATCGGGCACGTTACGCCATCTTGCAGTTGGTGGTTGCGCACGGCCGCGCCTACTTTGATCCGGTTAGTACGATGTCCAACTACGTCTTACTTGCTAATCAAGATAAGCGACTGCCGACAGAAGAGGCAATCCGCCAACTTGCGCCGCGTTTCCTGGCTGGCTTTGGTCCTGCACGGGAGGCGGACTTTTGTAAGTGGCTAGGTGTTAGTCCACGCCGCGTTGACCCAATTTGGCAGTCCATGAGCCGCGACTGGCATCCGGTCACGGTCGGTGATGACATCCTCTTTGAACTTATGGCATCATCTAGGACCGAGCGTGAGAGTTTGGTTGCGAAAACCAAATCTGCCGTAATTCTTACCGCCGGGTTCGACGCTAGCGAAACCGGTTATGTGAAGAAAGACTGGCTGACTGACCCTGAGCACCAAGCCATTTTGTGGTCAAAAAACGGGCTCTTGCAGCCAGTGATCATCGCGGACGGGCAAGTGGTGGGGACTTGGCGGTACCAGCTCACGACTAAGCAATGCAACTTCACGATTCGGTACTGGCACCCCATCGCAAAAACGACTCGAACGATTATCGAGTCACGGTTAACGCCAGTCGCAGCATTCCTCGAACGTGAAGTCGGCTCTTTTGAATATCAGAAGATTTAA
- a CDS encoding phenolic acid decarboxylase, with protein sequence MTAHNNMDKHFETLDDFLGTHFIYTYDNGWEYEWYARNDHTVDYRIHGGMVAGRWVTDQKAFINMLTPGIYKVAWTEPTGTDVALDFVPNEHKLNGTIFFPKWVQDKPEITVTYQNLHIDRMHAAREKYETYPKLVVPEFATITYMADAGQDNSDVIAQAPYAGMPDDIRNGQFYDENYKMIKRPAK encoded by the coding sequence ATGACTGCACACAACAATATGGACAAGCACTTTGAAACTTTGGATGACTTTCTTGGCACCCACTTCATCTACACCTACGATAACGGCTGGGAATACGAATGGTATGCGCGCAATGATCACACGGTAGACTACCGGATTCACGGCGGCATGGTCGCTGGCCGCTGGGTGACTGACCAAAAGGCGTTCATCAACATGCTGACGCCGGGCATCTACAAAGTTGCCTGGACAGAACCCACTGGTACCGATGTCGCCCTTGATTTTGTGCCGAATGAACACAAGCTTAACGGGACCATTTTCTTCCCTAAGTGGGTGCAGGACAAACCTGAAATCACGGTGACGTACCAGAATCTGCACATCGACCGGATGCATGCCGCTCGTGAAAAGTACGAAACCTATCCGAAGCTGGTGGTACCAGAATTTGCCACCATCACTTACATGGCGGATGCCGGTCAAGACAATTCGGACGTCATTGCCCAGGCACCTTATGCGGGGATGCCCGATGATATCCGCAACGGACAGTTCTACGATGAAAACTACAAAATGATCAAGCGGCCCGCAAAGTAA